In the genome of Quercus robur chromosome 3, dhQueRobu3.1, whole genome shotgun sequence, one region contains:
- the LOC126716923 gene encoding uncharacterized protein LOC126716923 codes for MVIPPPVRPPRIMQYLKPYVLKMHFTNKYLSAQVVHIPTATVASAASSQEKALRSCMESTRDMAAAAKIGKLLGERLLFKDIPAVAVHLKREQKYHGKVKAVIDSLREAGIKLL; via the coding sequence ATGGTTATTCCTCCACCAGTTAGGCCTCCAAGAATTATGCAGTATCTGAAGCCTTATGTTCTGAAGATGCACTTTACAAACAAGTATTTGAGTGCCCAGGTTGTACACATACCAACTGCCACTGTTGCCTCTGCTGCAAGTTCACAGGAGAAGGCCTTGAGGTCATGCATGGAATCTACTCGGGATATGGCTGCTGCTGCAAAGATTGGAAAACTATTGGGGGAGCGCCTGCTGTTCAAAGACATCCCAGCTGTTGCTGTTCATTTGAAGAGGGAACAGAAATATCATGGTAAGGTCAAAGCTGTTATTGATTCTTTGAGGGAAGCTGGTATCAAACTGCTTTAA